In the Pseudomonas sp. ADAK2 genome, one interval contains:
- a CDS encoding ABC transporter ATP-binding protein encodes MTSLNLTHLAWTPLGHGHCHHQFQLRDASLHVAAGEFVGLIGPNGSGKTSLLRCAYRFSKPESGEVLLDHHNVWKQSSRWCAQRIAVVLQEFPDAFGLTVEEVVAMGRTPHKGLFDGDTLEDRNLATQALESVGLKGFEDHAFATLSGGEKQRVILARALAQQPQLLILDEPTNHLDPRYQLELLQLVKRLNIGTLASIHDLNLAAAFCDRLYVINHGRIVASGTPQEVLTAPLLREVFGVEALIDEHPLHGYPRITWITQP; translated from the coding sequence ATGACCTCGCTCAACCTCACACACCTCGCCTGGACACCCCTGGGCCACGGCCACTGCCATCACCAGTTCCAACTGCGTGACGCTTCGTTGCACGTGGCCGCCGGTGAATTTGTCGGGTTGATCGGCCCCAACGGCAGCGGCAAGACCAGCCTGTTGCGTTGCGCCTATCGTTTCAGCAAACCGGAAAGCGGCGAGGTCCTGCTCGATCATCACAACGTCTGGAAGCAGTCTTCCCGCTGGTGCGCACAACGAATCGCCGTGGTCTTGCAAGAATTCCCCGACGCCTTCGGCCTGACCGTCGAGGAAGTGGTCGCCATGGGCCGCACGCCACACAAAGGCCTGTTCGATGGCGACACCCTGGAAGACCGCAACCTCGCCACCCAAGCCTTGGAATCCGTCGGCCTCAAAGGCTTCGAGGACCACGCCTTCGCCACCCTTTCCGGCGGTGAAAAGCAGCGAGTGATCCTCGCTCGCGCCTTGGCCCAGCAACCGCAATTGCTGATCCTCGACGAGCCGACCAATCACCTTGATCCGCGCTATCAGCTTGAGCTCTTGCAACTGGTCAAACGCCTGAACATCGGCACGTTGGCGAGCATCCACGACCTGAACCTGGCCGCCGCTTTCTGCGATCGCCTGTACGTGATCAACCACGGCCGCATCGTCGCCAGCGGCACGCCGCAAGAGGTACTGACCGCACCATTGCTGCGCGAAGTCTTCGGCGTCGAAGCCTTGATCGATGAACATCCCCTCCACGGCTACCCCCGAATCACCTGGATAACCCAACCATGA
- a CDS encoding DUF4329 domain-containing protein — MDSTSTPTPSFPALGPIFISADDAAYWVHRQIGSRRDRAYGGVIVQRGDGKFRPTLPAAGRMGQFDFDSILAPETTPEGYSGVAYYMSHSADHAEVQRLHPDWTAEQVKLYLGFFSRGHLLSHLQDPGAYGQRHYLSGPDGSLIKYESTEPVEEKKLFAPGFKPFGPFSDVEQLIRQVAQVGTLSVLVANAQWGGKPGAVPINWTLGTAVTLWPLPEAQPFFAPVSDQAGNAIAVASQGVHPPTGSVYLGFVLRSGSECIATYPVESSSPDVALVNTFPMTANRKLEPLLDFILDGIYFLSRPDHTQSAREPWLYERFFAPQDLAAGIRFSKRDVHRQEYEDYLKVYALTQDDAVLQYQPSMHIREAPLEDSAALNAQLKAGTRLPGDYVRQVAAAGELSVLRGSALWDVIGRVGPDWLPYAGSRRVSPTFVTADDAARYAHGHIGSQRDQGYVGLILQDADKRFVATRPVVSASPRFTLDRLCPREADGSPIILAEGYSLHGMYASRWPADARRVIRSEQKERQTAEQMFTDEDIRSVLEARKHVAAFYLCGSADSLLLYRPDERQLTAIEQLQARVAVQADGNTLVGRELAANTLEPSALVAELAGTGELRVVVGNDVWGPRGTVFDDNPSTNAPVLGAVFATVEQAVLAARDHGRLDYRAASSGLGFVLKHKQREDFVVTETVSAGRLDELNRASDFGAPVLIDEYRTHCVYYVAQWLAKGLSTADAWFARHFMPITDLVAAIYDDKATQRLRHHQDLNIYIATLDGALLRYRYSTTSNRFDQKGAQELLSLLANDTPPFTRIIQLIARAGALEVLRTSELWDEPGIVGAGWKPYALIQRRTLSPAFLWQDDAARYALAQLGQRRDRIYGGLVLRRADGLFVATLPVAVDVEDFPVGWIRLNELADKGLFLAGSTVVARYHSRVAVEPVFALSAQERDVYHNMFSTDFLSAILPSPGLSPSQSPGKEYLMGLDGSLISYTLWGNAAEKQLAQALASPSPLQRRQNPIELQMRSGALAPSEYVNQVARAGRLQVVQGSRLWGEPKRVAGWVAYPTVIATTLQRFAVADPALSPVFTQMDDAMRHVHRTAGARDSLSFGFVLKSLSAERYVTTLPVAGGQGSLTVERVFAQGLLPLGYGVEGLYLCLPTGPGQLSADLNRSFISPQDLVRGLDAIRVSTAQGDTYLKLYLSCADDALLRYEPLTLATEWGSFPATSAYGKKLKTGQEPLLEYLRKVISNGELRVVVRSVFWSPFRVNAKGVKSGIGLVRWPRDNRVALGPIFAHADDAARSSQQQVGAYVGQQYLGGVLVHQASASFVPIEPLDDGPDNDAATRLFYSGPGGPIAPVTGPGSQPLPLPVFPQDYKVTGVHQFYKAVEVVVEQPGAFDRQLMDNLALADLKFSTEVLQKNGVPGSSCYLTCRGGALLKFTPNYTTGEATILEEGLNAGVSGFLTTLLGVSKLQVLEVDRFWTRLGPVSPMWLLSRQTPAKPGHDEL, encoded by the coding sequence ATGGACAGCACTTCTACCCCAACCCCTTCCTTCCCCGCCCTCGGGCCGATTTTCATCAGTGCGGACGACGCGGCGTACTGGGTTCACCGTCAGATTGGTAGCCGCCGCGACCGGGCCTATGGCGGCGTCATCGTGCAGCGTGGCGATGGCAAGTTCCGGCCGACGTTGCCCGCGGCCGGGCGTATGGGCCAGTTCGATTTCGATTCGATTCTGGCGCCGGAAACAACGCCTGAAGGCTACAGCGGCGTGGCCTATTACATGTCCCACAGCGCCGATCACGCCGAGGTGCAACGCTTGCATCCGGACTGGACCGCCGAGCAGGTCAAGTTGTACCTCGGTTTCTTTTCCCGAGGGCATTTGTTGAGTCATCTGCAGGACCCCGGCGCCTATGGCCAGCGGCATTATCTGTCCGGCCCCGACGGTTCGTTGATCAAATATGAATCCACCGAGCCGGTGGAGGAGAAGAAACTCTTCGCGCCCGGCTTCAAGCCCTTCGGCCCATTCAGTGACGTCGAACAGCTGATCCGGCAGGTAGCGCAGGTCGGCACCTTGAGTGTGTTGGTGGCCAATGCCCAGTGGGGTGGTAAACCCGGCGCAGTCCCGATCAATTGGACCCTGGGCACGGCGGTCACGCTCTGGCCACTGCCTGAGGCGCAGCCGTTTTTTGCCCCAGTGTCTGACCAGGCAGGCAACGCCATCGCAGTGGCCAGCCAGGGAGTCCATCCGCCAACCGGCAGTGTTTACCTGGGGTTTGTATTGCGCTCCGGTTCGGAATGCATCGCCACCTATCCGGTCGAGTCCAGCTCACCGGATGTTGCGCTGGTGAACACGTTTCCGATGACGGCCAATCGCAAACTCGAACCGCTGCTCGACTTCATCCTCGATGGCATTTATTTCCTGTCTCGACCGGACCACACCCAGAGCGCCCGCGAGCCGTGGTTGTACGAGCGTTTTTTTGCCCCGCAGGACCTGGCTGCCGGCATCCGTTTTTCCAAGCGCGATGTGCATCGCCAGGAGTACGAGGATTACTTGAAGGTGTACGCCCTGACGCAGGACGACGCGGTGTTGCAATACCAGCCTTCCATGCACATCCGGGAAGCCCCGCTGGAGGACAGTGCGGCGCTCAATGCGCAATTGAAGGCCGGTACGCGCTTGCCGGGGGATTACGTCCGGCAAGTTGCGGCGGCGGGCGAGTTGTCGGTGCTCAGGGGCAGTGCGTTGTGGGACGTCATTGGGCGCGTGGGTCCGGACTGGTTGCCTTACGCCGGCTCTCGGCGCGTCAGCCCGACGTTTGTCACGGCCGACGATGCGGCTCGTTATGCCCATGGGCATATCGGCAGCCAGCGTGATCAGGGCTATGTCGGCCTGATTCTGCAGGACGCCGATAAGCGTTTTGTCGCGACCCGGCCGGTTGTCTCCGCAAGCCCCAGGTTTACTCTGGACCGGCTATGTCCGCGGGAGGCCGACGGTTCGCCAATCATTCTGGCCGAGGGTTACTCGCTCCACGGGATGTACGCTTCGCGCTGGCCGGCAGATGCCAGGCGTGTGATCCGTAGCGAGCAAAAGGAGCGGCAGACCGCGGAGCAGATGTTCACCGACGAAGACATTCGCAGTGTGCTGGAGGCGCGCAAGCACGTGGCGGCGTTCTATCTGTGCGGCTCGGCGGACAGTCTGTTGCTGTATCGCCCGGATGAGCGACAGCTGACAGCAATTGAGCAGTTGCAGGCTCGAGTCGCGGTGCAGGCTGACGGCAACACCCTCGTCGGCCGTGAATTGGCGGCCAATACGCTGGAGCCAAGCGCCCTGGTGGCGGAACTGGCCGGCACCGGTGAGTTGCGAGTGGTGGTGGGCAACGACGTGTGGGGGCCGCGAGGCACGGTGTTCGATGACAACCCGTCTACCAACGCGCCGGTGTTGGGCGCAGTTTTCGCCACCGTCGAACAAGCGGTACTGGCTGCCCGCGACCACGGCCGGCTCGATTACCGCGCGGCGTCTTCGGGGCTCGGGTTTGTTCTCAAGCACAAGCAACGCGAAGATTTTGTGGTCACTGAAACCGTGTCGGCCGGGCGCCTGGATGAGCTGAACCGGGCGAGTGATTTCGGCGCCCCGGTGTTGATCGATGAGTACCGCACCCATTGCGTCTATTACGTGGCGCAATGGCTTGCCAAAGGCTTGTCCACCGCAGACGCCTGGTTTGCCCGGCACTTCATGCCCATCACCGATCTGGTGGCAGCGATCTACGACGACAAGGCGACGCAACGCCTGCGTCATCACCAGGATTTGAACATCTATATCGCGACGCTGGACGGGGCCTTGCTGCGTTACCGCTATTCGACGACGTCCAACCGGTTTGATCAAAAAGGCGCGCAGGAATTGTTGTCGCTGCTGGCCAATGACACGCCACCTTTCACCAGGATCATCCAACTGATTGCCAGGGCCGGGGCGCTGGAGGTGTTGCGCACCAGTGAACTGTGGGACGAGCCGGGCATTGTCGGTGCCGGGTGGAAGCCCTATGCGCTGATCCAGCGTCGTACCTTGAGTCCGGCGTTCCTCTGGCAGGATGACGCCGCACGCTATGCACTGGCGCAGTTGGGCCAGCGACGGGACCGGATCTACGGTGGCCTGGTGCTGCGCCGGGCGGATGGTTTGTTTGTCGCGACATTGCCGGTGGCGGTGGATGTCGAAGACTTCCCGGTCGGTTGGATTCGACTCAATGAACTGGCGGACAAAGGGTTGTTCCTGGCCGGAAGTACGGTGGTCGCCCGTTATCATTCCCGGGTGGCGGTGGAGCCGGTCTTCGCGCTGTCGGCCCAGGAACGTGACGTCTACCACAACATGTTTTCCACCGATTTCCTTTCAGCCATTCTGCCAAGTCCCGGGTTGTCTCCCTCTCAGTCGCCCGGCAAGGAATACCTGATGGGGCTCGATGGCAGCCTGATCAGCTACACCCTGTGGGGCAATGCCGCCGAGAAACAACTGGCCCAGGCGTTGGCATCGCCCAGCCCATTGCAACGTCGACAAAACCCTATCGAACTGCAGATGCGCAGCGGCGCACTGGCCCCGAGCGAGTACGTTAATCAAGTGGCCAGGGCGGGGCGTTTGCAGGTGGTGCAGGGCAGCCGTCTGTGGGGCGAGCCGAAACGGGTGGCCGGGTGGGTGGCCTACCCGACTGTCATTGCGACGACGCTGCAACGGTTTGCCGTGGCCGATCCGGCGTTAAGCCCGGTCTTTACCCAAATGGACGACGCCATGCGTCATGTTCATCGAACGGCGGGCGCGCGGGATAGCCTGAGCTTCGGCTTTGTCCTCAAGTCGCTGAGCGCCGAACGCTATGTGACGACGCTGCCTGTCGCCGGAGGGCAGGGCAGCCTCACGGTCGAGCGGGTTTTCGCCCAGGGATTGCTGCCACTGGGCTATGGCGTCGAGGGCCTTTATCTGTGCTTGCCGACCGGTCCGGGGCAACTGTCCGCTGACTTGAACCGCAGCTTCATCTCGCCGCAGGATCTGGTTCGCGGACTCGACGCCATCAGAGTGTCCACGGCTCAAGGCGACACGTATCTCAAGCTCTACCTGTCCTGTGCCGACGACGCCCTGTTGCGATACGAACCGCTGACGTTGGCGACCGAATGGGGCAGTTTTCCTGCCACGAGCGCCTATGGGAAAAAGCTGAAAACCGGGCAGGAGCCGCTGCTTGAATACCTGCGCAAGGTGATCAGCAACGGTGAGCTGCGGGTGGTGGTGCGCAGTGTTTTCTGGTCACCATTCAGGGTGAACGCCAAAGGTGTGAAAAGCGGTATCGGATTGGTGCGTTGGCCGCGTGACAACCGCGTCGCCCTCGGGCCGATCTTCGCCCATGCCGATGATGCGGCACGCTCGAGTCAGCAACAGGTCGGCGCGTATGTGGGCCAGCAGTACCTGGGCGGTGTTCTGGTGCATCAGGCTTCGGCATCGTTTGTGCCCATCGAACCGCTGGACGATGGCCCCGACAATGACGCCGCCACCCGGCTGTTCTACTCGGGGCCTGGCGGGCCGATTGCCCCGGTGACCGGGCCGGGCTCGCAACCGTTGCCGTTGCCGGTGTTTCCTCAGGACTACAAAGTGACGGGGGTTCATCAGTTTTACAAAGCGGTGGAGGTGGTGGTGGAGCAGCCCGGCGCTTTCGATCGGCAACTGATGGACAACTTGGCGCTGGCCGACCTGAAGTTCAGCACCGAGGTCTTGCAGAAAAACGGCGTGCCGGGTTCCAGTTGCTACCTGACCTGTCGCGGTGGCGCCTTGCTCAAGTTCACGCCCAATTACACGACGGGCGAGGCGACGATTCTCGAGGAGGGTTTGAACGCCGGCGTCAGCGGGTTTCTCACCACTCTGCTGGGTGTCAGCAAGTTGCAGGTCTTGGAGGTCGATCGGTTCTGGACGCGACTCGGTCCGGTGAGTCCGATGTGGTTGCTGTCCAGGCAAACGCCAGCCAAGCCCGGCCATGATGAGCTCTGA
- a CDS encoding ABC transporter substrate-binding protein, protein MTVRSLLCLALLLGSASAFGEATKYPLTVQSCNREVTFKQAPKHAVSHDINMTQMMLALGLKSSMVGYSGVSGWKSVTPDMQSLLDGLPELAAKYPSVETLLNANVDFFFAGWDYGMRVGGDLTPQTLQPLGINVYELTESCAFVMKRPAASLEDTYNDLRNLGKIFDVQDRANALIAGMQAQIAAVRKDLPADKPRVFLYDSGEDRAMTSGRLGMPQALIDAAGGRNILDDVEASWTRVNWENVVERNPQVIVIVDYGEVTAEQKEQFLLGNKALQSVDAIKNQRFIVIPYVQATPGIDNVLAVETLAKGFHNE, encoded by the coding sequence ATGACTGTGCGTTCCCTGCTGTGCCTCGCCCTGTTGCTGGGCAGTGCCTCCGCCTTTGGCGAGGCGACGAAATATCCGCTGACCGTCCAGAGTTGCAACCGCGAAGTGACGTTCAAGCAGGCGCCGAAACACGCCGTCAGCCATGACATCAACATGACCCAGATGATGCTCGCCCTCGGGCTCAAATCGAGCATGGTCGGCTACAGCGGCGTCAGCGGCTGGAAATCGGTGACCCCGGACATGCAGTCGCTGCTCGACGGCTTGCCGGAACTGGCGGCCAAGTACCCGTCGGTGGAAACCCTGCTCAATGCCAACGTCGATTTCTTCTTCGCCGGTTGGGATTACGGCATGCGCGTCGGCGGTGACCTGACGCCACAGACCCTGCAACCGCTGGGCATCAATGTCTACGAGTTGACCGAGTCTTGTGCCTTCGTCATGAAGCGCCCGGCGGCCAGTCTGGAAGACACTTACAACGACCTGCGCAACCTCGGCAAAATCTTCGACGTGCAGGACCGCGCCAACGCCTTGATCGCCGGGATGCAGGCGCAAATCGCCGCGGTGCGCAAGGACCTGCCTGCCGACAAGCCTCGCGTGTTCCTCTACGACAGCGGTGAAGACCGCGCCATGACTTCCGGGCGCCTGGGCATGCCGCAAGCGCTGATCGATGCGGCCGGCGGACGCAATATTCTCGATGACGTCGAGGCCAGTTGGACCCGGGTCAACTGGGAGAACGTGGTCGAGCGCAATCCACAGGTGATCGTGATCGTCGACTACGGCGAAGTCACCGCCGAACAGAAAGAGCAATTCCTGCTCGGCAACAAGGCCCTGCAATCGGTAGACGCGATCAAGAACCAGCGTTTTATCGTCATCCCTTACGTGCAGGCCACGCCGGGGATCGACAACGTCCTGGCGGTAGAAACCCTGGCCAAAGGGTTCCACAACGAATGA
- the urtB gene encoding urea ABC transporter permease subunit UrtB, which yields MPTALYRFILALALFLPMATHAGDAEDFVAANPVQQAKLLESWAAQPDPARVELINALQQGELTVDGQPKTLRLNNRLRGLIDTALASHQLLAVDPKIRLAAAQQLQKSAKPAQLKFLDQQLAGEKDESVHAALSLALANLQLVDSDPAVRLAAVRLLGETGDPLARTRLEGLLEPGVEADAGVRTAAETSLAQVKRKLLIGEMLGQAFSGMSLGSILLLAALGLAITFGLLGVINMAHGEMLMLGAYSTYVVQLMFQRFAPQAIEFYPLIALPVAFFVTAAIGMALERTVIRHLYGRPLETLLATWGISLMLIQLVRLVFGAQNVEVANPAWLSGGIQVLPNLVLPYNRIVIIAFALFVVVLTWLLLNKTRLGLNVRAVTQNRNMAACCGVPTGRVDMLAFGLGSGIAGLGGVALSQIGNVGPDLGQSYIIDSFLVVVLGGVGQLAGSVLAAFGLGIANKILEPQIGAVLGKILILALIILFIQKRPQGLFALKGRVID from the coding sequence ATGCCCACCGCCCTCTACCGCTTTATCCTCGCCCTCGCGCTGTTCCTGCCGATGGCCACCCATGCAGGCGACGCCGAAGACTTCGTCGCGGCCAATCCCGTGCAGCAGGCAAAACTCCTGGAATCCTGGGCCGCGCAGCCCGATCCGGCCCGTGTCGAACTGATCAACGCCCTGCAACAAGGCGAACTGACCGTCGACGGCCAACCGAAAACCCTGCGCCTGAATAACCGCCTGCGGGGTCTGATCGACACCGCGTTGGCGAGCCATCAATTGCTCGCCGTCGACCCGAAAATCCGTCTGGCCGCCGCACAGCAATTGCAGAAAAGCGCCAAACCGGCGCAGCTGAAATTCCTCGACCAGCAACTGGCTGGCGAAAAAGACGAAAGCGTTCACGCCGCGTTGAGCCTCGCGCTGGCCAACCTGCAACTGGTGGACAGCGACCCGGCCGTGCGCCTCGCCGCTGTGCGCCTGCTCGGTGAAACCGGTGATCCACTGGCGCGCACGCGCCTCGAAGGCTTGCTCGAGCCCGGCGTCGAGGCTGACGCCGGTGTACGCACCGCCGCCGAAACCAGCCTGGCCCAGGTCAAACGCAAACTGCTGATTGGCGAGATGCTTGGCCAAGCCTTTAGTGGCATGTCGCTGGGTTCGATTCTGCTGCTCGCGGCACTCGGTCTGGCGATCACCTTCGGCCTGCTCGGCGTGATCAACATGGCCCACGGCGAGATGCTGATGCTCGGTGCCTACTCGACTTACGTGGTGCAGCTGATGTTCCAGCGCTTCGCCCCGCAAGCCATCGAGTTCTACCCGTTGATCGCGTTGCCGGTGGCGTTTTTCGTCACGGCCGCCATCGGCATGGCGCTGGAGCGCACGGTGATTCGTCACCTCTACGGCCGCCCTCTGGAAACCCTGCTCGCCACCTGGGGCATCAGCCTGATGCTGATTCAATTGGTGCGCCTGGTGTTCGGCGCGCAGAACGTTGAAGTGGCCAACCCGGCGTGGTTGTCGGGCGGGATTCAAGTGCTGCCCAATCTCGTGTTGCCTTACAACCGCATTGTGATCATCGCCTTCGCCTTGTTTGTGGTGGTGCTGACCTGGCTGCTGCTGAACAAGACGCGCCTCGGTCTGAACGTGCGCGCCGTTACCCAGAACCGCAACATGGCCGCCTGCTGCGGCGTGCCGACCGGGCGCGTGGACATGCTCGCCTTCGGCCTCGGCTCGGGCATCGCCGGGCTCGGTGGCGTAGCCCTGAGCCAGATCGGCAACGTCGGCCCGGACCTCGGCCAGAGCTACATCATCGACTCGTTCCTGGTGGTGGTGCTCGGCGGTGTCGGGCAGTTGGCCGGGAGCGTGCTCGCCGCGTTCGGCCTGGGTATCGCCAACAAAATTCTCGAACCGCAGATCGGTGCGGTGCTCGGCAAAATCCTGATCCTCGCGCTGATCATTCTGTTTATCCAGAAACGTCCGCAAGGCCTCTTCGCACTGAAAGGACGGGTGATCGACTGA
- the urtA gene encoding urea ABC transporter substrate-binding protein translates to MKRRSLIKAFTLTASIAAMGMAWTVQAAETIKVGILHSLSGTMAISETSLKDMALMTIDEINAKGGVNGKMLEPVVVDPASNWPLFAEKGRQLLTQDKVAVVFGCWTSVSRKSVLPVFEELNGLLFYPVQYEGEEMSPNVFYTGAAPNQQAIPAVEYLMSEEGGSAKRYFLLGTDYVYPRTTNKILRSFLHSKGVADKDIEEVYTPFGHADYQTIVANIKKFSAGGKTAVISTVNGDSNVPFYKELANQGLKATDVPVVAFSVGEEELRGIDTKPLVGNLAAWNYFESVENPQNKKFVADWKAYAKKHNLPGADKAVTNDPMEATYVGIHMWAQAAEKAKSTDVDKVREALAGQTFAAPSGYTLTMDKTNHHLHKPVMIGEIQADGQFNVVWQTEGPIRAEPWSPFIAGNDKKPDYAVKSN, encoded by the coding sequence ATGAAGCGTCGCAGCTTGATCAAGGCTTTCACACTTACGGCAAGCATTGCCGCGATGGGCATGGCCTGGACGGTCCAGGCCGCCGAGACCATCAAGGTCGGCATCCTGCATTCGTTGTCCGGGACCATGGCGATCTCCGAAACCTCCCTTAAAGACATGGCGTTGATGACCATCGACGAAATCAACGCCAAGGGCGGCGTGAACGGCAAGATGCTGGAACCGGTAGTGGTGGACCCGGCGTCGAACTGGCCGCTGTTCGCCGAAAAGGGCCGGCAGTTGCTGACCCAGGACAAAGTCGCCGTGGTGTTCGGCTGCTGGACCTCAGTGTCGCGTAAATCGGTGTTGCCGGTGTTCGAAGAACTCAACGGCTTGCTGTTCTACCCAGTGCAGTACGAAGGCGAAGAGATGTCGCCGAACGTGTTCTACACCGGTGCGGCGCCGAACCAGCAGGCGATTCCGGCCGTGGAATACCTGATGAGCGAAGAAGGTGGCAGCGCCAAGCGCTACTTCCTGCTCGGCACCGACTACGTCTACCCGCGCACCACCAACAAAATCCTGCGCTCGTTCCTGCATTCCAAAGGGGTGGCGGACAAGGACATCGAAGAGGTCTACACCCCGTTCGGCCATGCCGATTACCAGACCATCGTCGCCAACATCAAAAAATTCTCGGCCGGTGGCAAGACCGCCGTCATCTCCACGGTCAACGGCGACTCCAATGTGCCGTTCTATAAAGAGCTGGCCAACCAGGGTTTGAAAGCCACCGACGTGCCAGTCGTGGCGTTCTCGGTCGGCGAAGAAGAACTGCGCGGCATCGACACCAAGCCGCTGGTGGGCAACCTCGCGGCGTGGAACTACTTCGAATCAGTGGAGAACCCGCAGAACAAGAAATTCGTCGCCGACTGGAAAGCCTACGCCAAGAAACACAACCTGCCGGGCGCCGACAAAGCGGTGACCAACGACCCGATGGAAGCCACTTACGTCGGCATCCACATGTGGGCGCAAGCGGCTGAGAAAGCCAAGTCCACCGACGTCGACAAAGTCCGCGAAGCCCTGGCTGGCCAGACGTTTGCCGCGCCGTCCGGCTACACCCTGACCATGGACAAGACCAACCATCACCTGCACAAGCCAGTGATGATCGGCGAGATTCAGGCGGACGGTCAGTTCAACGTTGTATGGCAAACCGAAGGGCCGATCCGTGCCGAACCGTGGAGCCCGTTTATCGCGGGGAACGACAAGAAGCCGGATTATGCGGTGAAGAGCAACTAA
- a CDS encoding FecCD family ABC transporter permease gives MIDRRYAVLLIALGALLLVSCVVSLGFGPARVPVDVVWRILLHKLLGVGAPDWAAGQEHIVWLIRVPRMLLGALVGAGLALIGAVLQAVTRNPLADPHLLGVTSGATLGAVIVVLHVGEIVGLLTLPIAAFIGALASMLIVLMIANRNGRLDSDRLLLCGVAVSFVMMAIANLLLFLGDHRASSAVMFWMLGGLGLARWELLAVPAASVLLGLVLLLGMARPLNALMAGEQTAVTLGLNARTVRLRVFLIASLMTGVLVSISGSIGFVGLMVPHIARRLVGAEHRRLLPVCVLLGSIFLVWVDVAARTLIAPEDLPIGVATAAIGGLFFIGLMRRR, from the coding sequence ATGATTGATCGTCGCTATGCCGTGTTACTGATCGCCCTCGGCGCGCTGTTGCTGGTGTCGTGCGTGGTGTCGCTGGGCTTTGGCCCGGCGCGGGTGCCGGTGGACGTGGTGTGGCGGATTTTGCTGCACAAGCTGTTGGGTGTCGGCGCCCCGGACTGGGCCGCCGGGCAAGAACATATCGTCTGGCTGATCCGTGTGCCGCGCATGTTGCTCGGTGCTTTGGTCGGTGCCGGGCTGGCGCTGATCGGCGCAGTCCTGCAAGCGGTGACACGCAATCCCCTGGCGGATCCGCACCTGCTTGGCGTGACCTCCGGCGCCACCCTCGGCGCGGTGATTGTGGTGCTGCACGTCGGTGAAATAGTCGGCCTGCTGACCTTGCCGATTGCGGCGTTTATCGGGGCGCTGGCGAGCATGTTGATCGTGCTGATGATCGCCAATCGCAACGGCCGACTGGACAGTGATCGGTTGCTGCTGTGCGGCGTGGCGGTGTCATTTGTGATGATGGCGATTGCCAATTTGCTGCTGTTTCTTGGCGATCACCGCGCCAGCTCGGCGGTGATGTTCTGGATGCTCGGCGGGCTCGGATTGGCCCGCTGGGAGTTGCTGGCGGTCCCGGCCGCCAGCGTGTTGCTCGGGTTGGTTCTGCTGCTGGGAATGGCCCGACCGTTGAACGCGTTGATGGCCGGTGAGCAGACGGCGGTGACCCTCGGCCTCAACGCGCGCACAGTGCGCCTGCGGGTGTTTTTGATCGCCTCGCTGATGACCGGCGTATTGGTGTCGATCAGCGGCTCCATCGGCTTTGTCGGGCTGATGGTGCCGCACATCGCCCGGCGTCTGGTGGGTGCCGAGCACCGCCGTTTGCTGCCGGTGTGCGTATTGCTGGGCAGCATCTTCCTGGTCTGGGTCGACGTGGCCGCTCGCACCTTGATCGCTCCGGAAGACCTGCCCATCGGCGTCGCCACCGCCGCCATTGGCGGGCTGTTTTTCATCGGCCTGATGCGCCGGCGCTGA